The DNA segment CGCCCGCTCGATGCATCAGCTCGTATAAGCCCGCCGAGTTTCCAAACCATTCATAAAACTATAAATAAGGGAAGGTGAACCATGATTAAAAGTAAAAAGCACGTCCTCAGCCTGGCAATCGGCGCTCTGGGCTTGGCATCGCAGGGTATGGCGCAGGAGGCGGAAGCGGAGCGGACAACCGACGACCTGAAGCCGGAATCGGAAGAGGTGGTGGAAGAGGTGGTGGAAGAGGTGGAGGTCTACGGTATCCGCAGCAGCATCAAATCGTCGCTGGATATCAAGAAAAACTCGGTCAATGTGGTGGACGCCATTATGGCCGAGGATATCGGCAAGTTCCCGGACCAGAATATCGCCGAGGCGCTGCAGCGCATGAGCGGCGTCACTATCACCCGCAATGCCGGCGAGGGGCAGAATATCACCGTGCGCGGCCTGGGCGGCGACTACAACGTGACTACCATCAACGGCCGCCGCATGGCCTCCGAGCACAGCAGCCGCGATTTCAACTACGACCTGATTGCCGCTGAACTCTTGAAAGGTGTCGAGGTATACAAATCGCCGGTGGCCAAAACCCAGGAGGGCGGCATCGGTTCGGTGGTCAATATCCAGACCCGGCGCCCGCTGGATTTCTCCGGCCTGACCGTGTCTGGGTCGGTCAAGGGCATCTACGAGGATCGCACCGAGGAGATGAATCCCCAGGCTTCCTTCCTGGTCAGCAACACCTTTGCCGATGGCACCTTCGGCGCGCTGCTGACCGCGGTCTACTCGGAGCGCACATTGCGCACTGACGCCTACCAGGGCCAGGGTTTCTACAACCGGGGCAACGAGGACTCGATCACCGTGCGCCAGGATGTGGACGGCAACGGCGAATTCGATCCGGCGGTGGACAACGAATACGGCTCCATCATTCCCGGCTATGTGCGCTACACCAACTGGCAGGATACCCGCGAGCGGATCGGTGCCAGCCTGGCATTGCAGTGGCAACCGCGGGGCGATGTCGAAGTGAATTTCGACAGCATCTACTCCGCCTACGACACCAACGGCGAGCAGTACGAAATCTCCTTCGTCACCTATGACGAGGACTGGACGCCGGGCATTCCCAATGTCACCGACCTGGGCTTCGATGAGGATGGCCTGGTTAATGCGCTGACCCTGAGCGACGGCGCCATGGCCGAGCTGCTGAACACCTCGCTCCCGCGCAAGACCGAAACCTTCCAGGTCGGAAACAATGTGGCCTGGCATGTCCGCGACAACCTGACCCTGGCCGTGGACGTCTCCCACTCTGAATCGGAGAATACCAACAACGGCGACAACCGCTATGTAGTCGCGCGTGGCTTCGTGGACGAGATCCGCATCGACCAGTCCGGCGGCAACCTGCTGCCGGATATCACCATGACCCCGGCCCTGTCTCACAACTCTCCGTTCGGTGCCCACTACAGCTACAACTACGGCAACGAGATCCGGGACAAGGTGACCGAGTTGAAGTTCGACGGCGACTGGGCGCCGCTGGACTCCATCGTCTCCTCGGTGCAGTTCGGGATCAACTATGGCGACCAGGCCAAGGAACGGGATTCTTACAGTTCAGTCAATGCATCCAT comes from the Microbulbifer sp. MI-G genome and includes:
- a CDS encoding TonB-dependent receptor; the encoded protein is MIKSKKHVLSLAIGALGLASQGMAQEAEAERTTDDLKPESEEVVEEVVEEVEVYGIRSSIKSSLDIKKNSVNVVDAIMAEDIGKFPDQNIAEALQRMSGVTITRNAGEGQNITVRGLGGDYNVTTINGRRMASEHSSRDFNYDLIAAELLKGVEVYKSPVAKTQEGGIGSVVNIQTRRPLDFSGLTVSGSVKGIYEDRTEEMNPQASFLVSNTFADGTFGALLTAVYSERTLRTDAYQGQGFYNRGNEDSITVRQDVDGNGEFDPAVDNEYGSIIPGYVRYTNWQDTRERIGASLALQWQPRGDVEVNFDSIYSAYDTNGEQYEISFVTYDEDWTPGIPNVTDLGFDEDGLVNALTLSDGAMAELLNTSLPRKTETFQVGNNVAWHVRDNLTLAVDVSHSESENTNNGDNRYVVARGFVDEIRIDQSGGNLLPDITMTPALSHNSPFGAHYSYNYGNEIRDKVTELKFDGDWAPLDSIVSSVQFGINYGDQAKERDSYSSVNASIFSNAGEQFENYPQYFPDMSAAENIAGFDLFRLPANVLVAPRFDNFLDGEAGSHPAPWASFDYDKLFAFYESISADAANDLVKAQFRPNDSFTVGESTLAAYVQADLQSELLQRPFTLNLGLRAIETTVTSSGYSLDVDAVRFEAGDEPGELQYVGDESDYQRQMDFEDSYTDVLPSLNFKWNLRDDLIYRFSAAKVITRPQIDSLTAYSYLNLREFELHRSNPGLEPMRASQFDTGLEWYFSDYGAVTGTFFLKDIESFIESGRNGTRIIDGRNFSVYSAINGEEGAEIRGTELAYQQSFAGILPGVFGGLGIQLNYTYVDSEYDDRERRAAGLPFRGMPKNSYNAVLYYEGDALQARLAYNWRGKVMTNPEDWGGPSWDADYGQFDFSADYDWTDSINVSLSVNNITNERNWGYILRPDQVSHLARYGRLVNLGVSANF